One window from the genome of Crassostrea angulata isolate pt1a10 chromosome 2, ASM2561291v2, whole genome shotgun sequence encodes:
- the LOC128170639 gene encoding cerebellin-3-like isoform X2: protein MKEASGIVIIFCFVCVVCIVSSTHGEQIKTKIVQRKSQDDTYHILHMIANLQREMKDVQRTMKERQKHIAFTALQDETGQRITHPSQVVKYNQVLLNIGGGYQKHSGHFVAPVDGTYVFFLSLLPTPGTSASFFIFVNSRSTVEALNVSSNMAIVSLSKGDHVWVMSHPGGRVDPRQRLQYAGNTFSGFLVYQK, encoded by the exons ATGAAGGAAGCATCTGG aATCGTTATTATATTCTGCTTTGTTTGTGTGGTGTGTATAGTATCAAGTACCCACGGCGAACAGATTAAAACTAAG ATTGTACAAAGAAAATCCCAGGATGATAcatatcatattttacatatGATTGCAAATCTTCAAAGAGAAATGAAAGATGTCCAAAGAACGATGAAAGAGCGACAAA AACATATAGCGTTCACTGCCTTACAAGATGAAACTGGTCAACGAATAACACATCCGTCACAGGTCGTGAAATACAACCAGGTCCTGTTAAACATTGGCGGTGGGTACCAAAAGCACAGCGGTCACTTTGTTGCTCCCGTCGATGGAACATACGTGTTCTTTCTTTCTTTGCTACCAACTCCAGGAACGTCGGCCTCGTTTTTTATCTTTGTTAACAGCCGGTCGACGGTAGAAGCGTTAAACGTGAGCAGTAACATGGCCATTGTATCCCTCAGCAAAGGAGACCACGTGTGGGTCATGTCTCATCCAGGCGGGAGAGTTGATCCACGACAACGTTTACAGTACGCGGGAAACACCTTCTCTGGATTTCTTGTTTATCAGAAATAA
- the LOC128170639 gene encoding cerebellin-3-like isoform X1, with amino-acid sequence MKEASGRIVIIFCFVCVVCIVSSTHGEQIKTKIVQRKSQDDTYHILHMIANLQREMKDVQRTMKERQKHIAFTALQDETGQRITHPSQVVKYNQVLLNIGGGYQKHSGHFVAPVDGTYVFFLSLLPTPGTSASFFIFVNSRSTVEALNVSSNMAIVSLSKGDHVWVMSHPGGRVDPRQRLQYAGNTFSGFLVYQK; translated from the exons ATGAAGGAAGCATCTGG aagaATCGTTATTATATTCTGCTTTGTTTGTGTGGTGTGTATAGTATCAAGTACCCACGGCGAACAGATTAAAACTAAG ATTGTACAAAGAAAATCCCAGGATGATAcatatcatattttacatatGATTGCAAATCTTCAAAGAGAAATGAAAGATGTCCAAAGAACGATGAAAGAGCGACAAA AACATATAGCGTTCACTGCCTTACAAGATGAAACTGGTCAACGAATAACACATCCGTCACAGGTCGTGAAATACAACCAGGTCCTGTTAAACATTGGCGGTGGGTACCAAAAGCACAGCGGTCACTTTGTTGCTCCCGTCGATGGAACATACGTGTTCTTTCTTTCTTTGCTACCAACTCCAGGAACGTCGGCCTCGTTTTTTATCTTTGTTAACAGCCGGTCGACGGTAGAAGCGTTAAACGTGAGCAGTAACATGGCCATTGTATCCCTCAGCAAAGGAGACCACGTGTGGGTCATGTCTCATCCAGGCGGGAGAGTTGATCCACGACAACGTTTACAGTACGCGGGAAACACCTTCTCTGGATTTCTTGTTTATCAGAAATAA